From Pseudomonas sp. G.S.17, the proteins below share one genomic window:
- a CDS encoding ATP-binding cassette domain-containing protein has translation MSADNAYAIELKGVSFKRGTRSIFENVDISIPRGKVTGIMGPSGSGKTTLLRLMGAQLRPSAGEIWVNGQNLPKLSRSDLFDARKHMGVLFQSGALFTDLDVFENVAFPLRVHTELPEEMIRDIVLLKLQAVGLRGAIELMPDELSGGMKRRVALARAIALDPQILMYDEPFVGQDPIAMGVLVRLIKLLNDALGITSVVVSHDLAETASIADYLYVVGDGQVLGQGTPQELMGSDNPRIRQFMTGDPDGPVPFHYPAPDYREDLLGKR, from the coding sequence ATGAGTGCCGATAACGCCTACGCGATCGAGCTGAAGGGCGTTTCCTTCAAGCGCGGTACGCGCAGCATCTTCGAAAATGTCGATATTAGTATTCCCCGTGGCAAAGTCACCGGCATCATGGGGCCTTCGGGCAGTGGCAAGACAACCCTGCTGCGCCTGATGGGCGCACAACTGCGCCCGTCTGCCGGCGAAATCTGGGTCAACGGCCAGAACCTGCCCAAGCTGTCACGCAGCGATCTGTTTGATGCACGCAAGCACATGGGCGTGCTGTTTCAAAGCGGCGCCTTGTTCACCGACCTCGACGTGTTCGAAAACGTGGCATTTCCCTTGCGTGTTCATACCGAACTGCCGGAAGAAATGATTCGTGACATTGTTTTGCTTAAATTGCAGGCAGTGGGGCTGCGCGGTGCAATCGAATTGATGCCGGACGAGCTTTCCGGTGGCATGAAGCGGCGTGTAGCGCTCGCGCGGGCAATCGCGCTGGATCCGCAGATCCTCATGTACGACGAGCCTTTCGTGGGCCAGGACCCGATTGCGATGGGCGTCCTGGTGCGGCTGATCAAGCTGCTCAACGATGCGCTGGGGATCACCAGCGTTGTCGTTTCCCATGATCTGGCTGAGACCGCCAGCATTGCCGATTACCTTTATGTGGTGGGCGATGGCCAGGTGCTGGGGCAGGGGACTCCGCAAGAGCTGATGGGCTCGGACAACCCTCGTATCCGACAATTCATGACCGGCGATCCAGACGGCCCCGTGCCGTTTCATTATCCGGCGCCGGATTATCGCGAAGATCTTTTGGGGAAGCGCTGA
- a CDS encoding KpsF/GutQ family sugar-phosphate isomerase, giving the protein MSQSSDLIQSAQRTIRLELEAVEGLLSHIDADFVRACEMILASKGRVVVVGMGKSGHIGKKIAATLASTGTTSFFVHPAEASHGDMGMITADDIILALSNSGTTAEIVTLLPLIKRLGIKMISLTGNPASTLAKAADINLNARVEHEACPLNLAPTSSTTAALVMGDALAVALLEARGFTAEDFAFSHPGGALGRRLLLKVEHVMHTGDELPKVQRGALLRDSLMEMTRKGLGMTAILEADGRLAGIFTDGDLRRTLDRPIDIRLTTIDEVMTLHGKTARPEMLAAEALKIMEDHKIGALIVVDENDHPVGAFNLQDLLRAGVM; this is encoded by the coding sequence ATGAGCCAGTCCAGCGACCTGATCCAGTCAGCACAACGCACCATTCGCCTCGAACTAGAAGCCGTAGAAGGCTTGCTCAGTCATATTGATGCAGATTTCGTTCGCGCTTGCGAGATGATTCTTGCCAGTAAAGGGCGGGTTGTCGTGGTCGGCATGGGCAAGTCCGGGCACATCGGCAAGAAAATCGCCGCCACCCTGGCCAGTACCGGCACCACCTCGTTCTTTGTGCATCCGGCTGAAGCCAGCCATGGCGACATGGGCATGATCACCGCCGATGACATCATCCTGGCGCTGTCCAATTCCGGCACCACCGCCGAAATCGTTACCTTGCTGCCGCTGATCAAGCGTCTTGGCATCAAGATGATCAGCCTGACGGGCAATCCGGCATCGACGCTGGCCAAGGCCGCCGACATCAACCTGAACGCCCGCGTTGAACACGAAGCCTGCCCGCTGAACCTGGCCCCGACCTCATCGACGACGGCGGCATTGGTGATGGGTGACGCGCTGGCCGTCGCCTTGCTGGAAGCACGCGGCTTCACTGCCGAGGATTTTGCCTTCTCCCATCCGGGCGGCGCGCTGGGCCGACGGCTGCTGCTCAAGGTCGAGCATGTCATGCACACCGGCGACGAATTGCCCAAGGTACAGCGTGGCGCACTGCTGCGTGACTCATTGATGGAAATGACCCGCAAGGGCCTGGGCATGACCGCGATTCTGGAAGCCGATGGACGACTGGCGGGGATATTCACCGATGGCGATTTGCGCCGCACGCTGGATCGCCCTATCGACATCCGCCTGACGACCATTGATGAAGTCATGACGCTCCATGGCAAGACTGCGCGCCCCGAGATGCTGGCGGCCGAAGCCTTGAAAATCATGGAAGACCACAAGATTGGTGCGTTGATCGTCGTCGACGAAAATGACCACCCCGTCGGCGCGTTCAACTTGCAGGATCTTCTGCGCGCGGGCGTCATGTAA
- the kdsC gene encoding 3-deoxy-manno-octulosonate-8-phosphatase KdsC: MTTDLLQRGKNIKLAIFDVDGVLTDGRLYFLEDGSEFKTFNTLDGQGIKMLIASGVTTAIISGRKTPIVERRASNLGIAHLYQGREDKLVVLDELLGQLNLSYEQVAYLGDDLPDLPVIRRVGLGMAVANANGFVQQHAHGVTKARGGEGAAREFCELILSAQGNLEAAHAAYL; encoded by the coding sequence ATGACCACTGATTTGCTGCAACGCGGCAAGAACATCAAGCTGGCGATTTTCGACGTCGATGGCGTGCTGACTGACGGCCGCCTTTACTTCCTGGAAGACGGCAGCGAATTCAAGACTTTCAATACGCTGGACGGCCAGGGCATCAAGATGCTCATCGCCTCCGGCGTCACCACTGCTATCATCAGCGGCCGCAAGACCCCGATTGTAGAGCGTCGAGCCAGCAATCTGGGCATCGCGCACCTGTATCAGGGTCGTGAAGACAAGCTGGTTGTGCTGGATGAATTGCTCGGCCAGCTCAATCTGAGTTACGAACAGGTCGCTTATCTGGGGGATGATCTGCCAGACTTGCCGGTCATCCGTCGTGTCGGACTGGGCATGGCAGTTGCCAATGCCAACGGTTTCGTACAGCAACATGCCCATGGCGTTACCAAGGCACGTGGCGGCGAAGGCGCGGCTCGCGAGTTCTGCGAACTGATTCTCAGCGCCCAGGGCAACCTTGAAGCAGCCCACGCCGCCTACTTATAG
- the lptC gene encoding LPS export ABC transporter periplasmic protein LptC — protein sequence MFSKKIRSFLIFGVLAVLLAAAGYWNISPESFMDQPVTAVDESAIDFYAINAHSVQYLPDGKLQYEMTADKVEHLKATDVTLLTTPDLQMYRGTLYPWHIQSKQGEVSPGGTQVELIDSVRVARTDDKNRTTIITSSRMTVFPQKQYAQTEQAVRIDGAGGVTTAKGMKAYLNDGRMDLLSNVRGQYEAR from the coding sequence ATGTTCAGTAAAAAAATTCGTTCGTTTCTGATCTTCGGTGTGCTGGCAGTACTGCTCGCCGCTGCCGGTTATTGGAATATCAGCCCTGAAAGCTTCATGGATCAGCCCGTGACGGCGGTGGACGAAAGCGCCATCGATTTCTACGCGATCAACGCCCACAGCGTTCAGTACCTGCCGGATGGCAAGCTGCAGTACGAGATGACGGCAGACAAGGTCGAGCACCTGAAGGCCACCGATGTCACGTTGCTGACCACGCCGGACCTGCAAATGTATCGCGGCACGCTTTATCCGTGGCACATCCAGAGCAAGCAAGGTGAAGTATCCCCTGGCGGCACTCAGGTCGAATTGATCGATTCGGTTCGCGTAGCACGAACCGACGATAAAAACCGTACGACCATTATCACCAGTAGTCGAATGACCGTATTCCCACAGAAGCAATATGCGCAGACCGAGCAAGCCGTTAGAATCGACGGCGCGGGCGGTGTGACCACGGCCAAGGGAATGAAAGCGTATTTGAACGACGGCAGGATGGACCTGCTGTCCAACGTAAGAGGACAGTATGAGGCTCGTTAA
- the lptA gene encoding lipopolysaccharide transport periplasmic protein LptA — MRLVKTLPLLLGLGAALGSASAWSLQTDRDQPIHIQSDDAQLDDKKGVATYKGNVIITQGSMKITGNTVTITRNAQGEVDVFTSVGNLAYYEQKPSVDKPIVQAYAITIQYYAAQDRIVLIDKAKVINDGNTSEGEKIVYDTVKQIVSAGRANGNKVTAPRPRIDMVIQPKKKTDQQKAQ, encoded by the coding sequence ATGAGGCTCGTTAAAACCCTTCCTTTATTGCTCGGCCTGGGCGCAGCACTGGGAAGCGCGAGCGCCTGGTCCCTGCAGACTGACCGCGATCAACCGATCCACATTCAGTCTGACGATGCGCAGCTTGATGACAAAAAAGGCGTGGCCACCTACAAGGGCAACGTCATCATCACGCAGGGCTCGATGAAGATCACCGGCAACACCGTGACCATTACCCGTAACGCTCAGGGCGAAGTCGACGTGTTCACCTCCGTTGGCAACCTGGCTTATTACGAGCAGAAGCCCTCGGTGGACAAGCCAATCGTTCAGGCCTACGCGATCACCATTCAATACTACGCGGCGCAGGATCGCATCGTATTGATCGACAAGGCCAAGGTCATCAATGACGGCAACACGTCCGAAGGCGAGAAAATCGTCTACGACACCGTGAAGCAGATCGTCAGCGCCGGCCGTGCCAATGGCAACAAGGTCACCGCACCTCGTCCGCGTATCGACATGGTTATCCAGCCGAAAAAGAAAACCGACCAGCAGAAGGCCCAGTAA
- the lptB gene encoding LPS export ABC transporter ATP-binding protein: MATLKAQHLAKSYKGRQVVRDVSLSIDSGQIVGLLGPNGAGKTTCFYMIVGLVQADQGRVLIDDLDVSHQPMHGRARAGIGYLPQEASIFRKLSVADNIMAILETRKELDGTARRKELESLLQEFHISHIRDNLGMSLSGGERRRVEIARALATSPKFILLDEPFAGVDPISVGDIKQIIHHLKAKGIGVLITDHNVRETLDICETAYIVNDGQLIAEGDSETILANQLVKEVYLGHEFRL; this comes from the coding sequence ATGGCGACGCTGAAAGCCCAGCATTTGGCTAAAAGCTACAAGGGCCGTCAGGTCGTACGCGATGTGAGCCTGTCGATCGACAGTGGGCAAATAGTTGGCCTGCTCGGGCCTAACGGTGCCGGCAAGACAACCTGCTTCTACATGATCGTTGGCCTGGTTCAGGCCGATCAGGGCCGCGTCCTGATCGACGACCTGGACGTCAGCCACCAGCCGATGCACGGCCGCGCGCGCGCAGGTATCGGTTATCTTCCCCAGGAAGCATCGATCTTTCGCAAGCTTTCGGTAGCCGACAACATCATGGCGATCCTTGAAACCCGCAAGGAGCTGGACGGCACCGCGCGCCGCAAAGAACTGGAAAGCCTGTTGCAGGAATTCCACATCAGCCATATCCGCGACAACCTGGGCATGAGCCTGTCCGGTGGTGAACGTCGCCGGGTGGAAATCGCCCGCGCGCTGGCCACTTCGCCGAAATTCATCCTGCTCGACGAACCCTTCGCCGGCGTGGACCCGATTTCGGTAGGGGATATCAAGCAGATCATTCATCACCTGAAAGCCAAGGGTATCGGCGTTCTGATCACCGATCACAACGTCCGCGAAACCCTGGATATCTGCGAAACCGCTTACATCGTCAACGATGGGCAACTGATCGCCGAAGGCGATTCGGAAACCATTCTGGCTAACCAGCTGGTGAAAGAGGTTTACCTCGGTCACGAGTTCCGCCTGTAA